The following are from one region of the Shinella sp. PSBB067 genome:
- a CDS encoding RNA methyltransferase, whose product MAGTNSERTLIAEGPAIILVHPQLGENIGMVARAMANFGLAELRLVNPRDGWPSEKAISAASKADHVIEAAKVYPSLEEAVSDLEFVYATTARDRYGYKEVRSPVVAADDLRTRFRAGQKTGILFGRERTGLTNEEIALADELVTFPVNPAFASLNLAQAVLLMSYEWMKSGLASVEDTPFDALPQRPAKKEELQGLFDHVEETLDARGYFRPAEKKPKLVENLRAILTRPSFTGTEIQVLRGIVSCLDRFTRESPRGATNPNRTRNRRPKVPRDSE is encoded by the coding sequence ATGGCAGGCACGAACAGCGAACGCACGCTGATCGCCGAAGGACCGGCGATCATCCTCGTTCATCCGCAACTGGGCGAGAACATCGGCATGGTGGCGCGCGCCATGGCGAATTTCGGGCTGGCGGAACTGCGCCTCGTCAACCCGCGCGACGGCTGGCCGAGCGAGAAGGCGATCTCCGCCGCCAGCAAGGCCGATCACGTCATCGAGGCCGCCAAGGTCTATCCCTCGCTGGAGGAGGCCGTCTCCGACCTCGAATTCGTCTATGCCACCACGGCGCGCGACCGCTACGGCTACAAGGAGGTCCGCTCCCCGGTCGTCGCCGCCGACGACCTGCGCACCCGCTTCCGGGCCGGGCAGAAGACCGGCATCCTCTTCGGCCGCGAGCGCACGGGCCTCACCAACGAGGAGATCGCGCTCGCCGACGAGCTGGTGACCTTCCCGGTCAATCCCGCCTTCGCCTCGCTCAACCTCGCCCAGGCCGTGCTCCTCATGAGCTACGAGTGGATGAAGAGCGGCCTTGCCTCCGTCGAGGACACGCCCTTCGACGCGCTGCCGCAGCGCCCCGCCAAGAAGGAGGAGTTGCAGGGCCTCTTCGACCATGTGGAAGAGACGCTCGATGCGCGCGGCTACTTCCGCCCCGCCGAAAAAAAGCCCAAACTGGTGGAGAACCTGCGCGCCATCCTGACGCGTCCTTCCTTCACCGGCACGGAGATCCAGGTCTTGCGCGGCATCGTCTCCTGCCTCGATCGCTTCACGCGGGAATCGCCGCGCGGTGCGACCAATCCCAACCGCACCCGCAACCGCCGGCCCAAGGTGCCCCGTGACAGCGAATAG